One genomic window of Arachis hypogaea cultivar Tifrunner chromosome 8, arahy.Tifrunner.gnm2.J5K5, whole genome shotgun sequence includes the following:
- the LOC112708333 gene encoding uncharacterized protein produces the protein MCIALFLWQAHPLYPFFLLSNRDEYHNRPTKAVSWWEDCDDIVGGRDEIAMGTWLACSREGRVAFLTNVLELHTLPEAKSRGELPLLFLKSGKHPQEFAESLKREAHYYNGFNLIVADISTKSMMYISNRPKGQPITIQEVPSGLHVLSNDKLDSPWHKAKRLESNFKKEIAKYGKEEIPAKEVIENVMKDRVKAEKSVLPHICSLEWEYNLSSIFVEVDTPLGLYGTRSSAALSIRSSGEVSFYEIYLDDNKWKEHVIDFFIPQKTMCPRQFIKS, from the exons ATGTGTATAGCTTTGTTTCTTTGGCAAGCACATCCACTCTACCCATTTTTTCTTTTGAGCAACAGAGATGAGTACCATAATAG GCCTACAAAGGCAGTGTCATGGTGGGAAGATTGTGATGATATTGTTGGAGGAAGAGACGAGATAGCAATGGGGACATGGTTGGCTTGTTCAAGAGAAGGAAGAGTAGCTTTTCTTACCAATGTTTTGGAACTCCATACCCTCCCTGAAGCCAAAAGCAGAGGAGAGTTACCCCTCCTATTTCTAAAG AGTGGAAAGCATCCACAGGAATTTGCAGAAAGCCTGAAAAGAGAGGCTCACTATTACAATGGGTTCAACTTGATTGTGGCTGATATTAGCACCAAATCAATGATGTACATCTCAAATAGGCCCAAAGGACAGCCCATAACCATTCAAGAGGTTCCTTCAGGCCTCCATGTTCTCTCAAACGACAAATTAGACTCACCATGGCATAAG GCTAAGCGACTTGAATCGAATTTCaaaaaagaaatagcaaaataTGGTAAAGAAGAAATACCTGCAAAGGAGGTAATTGAAAATGTGATGAAGGACAGAGTGAAAGCAGAGAAAAGTGTACTACCTCACATATGCTCTCTTGAGTGGGAATACAATCTTAGCTCCATCTTTGTTGAAGTAGATACTCCACTg GGTTTATATGGTACTAGGAGTAGCGCTGCCTTAAGCATCAGATCAAGTGGGGAAGTGAGTTTTTATGAGATTTATCTCGATGACAACAAGTGGAAGGAGCATGTTATTGATTTCTTTATCCCTCAAAAGACCATGTGTCCAAGGCAATTCATTAAATCATAG